From the Cyanobium sp. M30B3 genome, the window AAGCCTTCCTTCACGTTCCTCTAGGGTGCCTGGAGATGCGAATGGATCGGGCCGCTCCCCATCCAGGTCCACGGCATATCCACCTGAGGAGTCGCTCCAGGGGGTGGGGCTGGCGAGCACTCCGCGGAATCTGGTCTGCACCTACACCAACGCAAAGGGGATTGGCTGCCCCCCGCATCGCGCAGCTCACCCCAGATTCCGGTGGAGCCAGCATGTTTTCCCGCTCCTGGAGCCGGACGCAACGGCAGGCGATGCACCAGCTGACGCCAATCTTCTACCTGGGTGGGTCGCTGCAACCGCTTCAGTGACTCATGCACTCCCCCCGATCGATGACGGTGAGGTTGAGCTTTGCCGGCAGATAGCGGCCCAGAGGATCTTCGATTGTGAAGGTGTGGGGACCTGGCGCCAGCTCCACAAAACCGTAGAGGCCATTGGCGGCATGCCAGCTGGGCATCTCTCGTGATCCCCGGCAGCGCACGAGAAGGTCAGGAATGCTTTCACGCGGCAACCAACGCTCCATCCCTGCTGGGAGACCCTCTTCATCAACCCGATGGGGCACCGGCTGGATCGCCAGGGATCCCAGCACCGGCACCCCTTCCCATCCCCGCGAGTTGCTCCAGGCCAGCGCTTCCCCAAAGGGCCATGGCAGCGGATAGGGAAGCAGCCAGGTCATGGCTGGATCCGCGACCCGAAGGCAAGGGCTTGGCTGGTGACCGGCACCTCGCTCCTCTCCCTTGGTGCCAGGCGCACCGTGCGCACCAAATAAGGAACGGACAACTGATAGGGGAGATCAAAGCTGTCCCATAGCCGCATCATGTCTTCATGGTTCATCGGGGCCAGTGAGATCTGCAGCGCATCCTCAGGCTCCCAGTTATAGGAGGGGCTCAGCCATGAACCCTGCACGATGGCGAACTCCTGCAGGATTTCCATGCAGTGCTGCAGCATTCGCTGCTCGCCGCTTGCTGAGCTTTGGCCCCAGACAGTTAACAGATACGACAGCTCCAGTTCCAGCCAGCGGGTGCCGGGAATGGTCGGCGACCCTGCAGGCGAATCGCTATTGCGACATGCCTTGTTTACATCAACGCGATAAAGCAGCAGGGAAACCGTGTTAGTGGGTGGCCCGTAGTATTGGGCGCTACGAAAAAGCTCTACATCGTAGCCATCACGTGTTGGCCCCAACAACACTTCTAGGCGCTGTTTGAGCAGCGAGACCAGCGTTTCGCTGGCGCCTGGGATCGAGGCAGCACTCATAGAGGCTGGCCTTTGCCGTGGGGTAACTCCAACGTGCTAGCAAGCCAAGCTCAAGCCGTCATCGATTAAACAGAACTTCACTCGACGATCTCCAACCGATTGGCCCAGGGCTGGGCCGCGCCCCGGTTCCAGTCCTTTGAGCGCGTGGCCCGCCGCAAGCTCAGGCAGCTGGAGATTGCAGGCCGTCTGGACGACCTGCGCGTTCCACCGGGCAACCGACTGGAGGCCCTGCGGGGTGATCGCACAGGCCAGCACAGCATCCGCATCAACGACCAGTTCCGCCTCTGCTTCATCTGGACTGCCGCCGGTCCCGATGCTGTCGAAATCGTCGACTACCACTGATCCCTGTCATGGACCGTCTGCCCCCCATCACCCCCGGTGAACTGCTCCAGGAGGAGTTCCTGCAGCCGCTGGGTGTGAGCCAGTACCGGCTGGCCAAGGCCATTGGCGTGCCGGCCTCAAGGATCAGCGAAATCGTGACGGGCCAGCGGGCGATCAGCGCCGACACCGATCTGCGCCTTTGCCGGTTTCTGGGCCTCAGTCCTGGCTACTGGCTGCGGGCCCAGGCCGCCCACGACACTGAGCTGGCCAGTGCTGAACTGGCCGACGAGCTGGAGCAGATCCAGCCCCTGGTGGCTGCTCAGACGTAGCGGCCGGGGTATTCCCCTGGGTGATCGATCCGCGTCACCCGCACGCCGGCGGCGGAGCGACCGGAGAAGCGCAGCAGGTCACTGCCGCTCACCGGGTAGCCCAGGGCCTGGGCCAGCAGCGACACCTCATCAGCGGTGATCGCCTCGCTCACCTGCCGGCGCAGGGCAGGGTCGGCCTGCACGTGGGCCAGGAACTGCTCCAGTGCGGATGGGCCCATGGCAGTGGCATCACCGCCATCAAGGTAGGCGGGCTGGCAGGCCAGGGTGCTTTGTAGTGGCCCTGTCAAGAAGGGGGGCTGGATCGGCCGGGGGAACCATGCTCGGGTGGCTGGCGGCGAGAGCAGCAGGCGCTCCGCAGGATGCCCCGTCATGGCGGGGCGCGGTGGTCGCGTCCTGTCTGCCCCGCCGCCATGGCCACCATTCCCGTTGCCCCGGCCTGCCCGATCCGCCTGGTCTCCTTCCGTCTGGCTGCCAAGGGCAGCACACAGCCGCGGTGCCTGTTCCTCGATGGCGAGGGGCACATCAGCGCTGCTCCCCACTGGCTGCCGCGGGAGCAGGCCCTGCTGCTGGCGCACAATCAGCAGCTGATCTGGGGGTCAGCCGCCCGGGTGCTCGTGCTCTGAGTGCCCAGCTGCGGGGCCGTGGGCAGGAGTTCGCTGGCCCGCAATTGCCCCCATACAGGGGCAATCATCGGCCCTGTCTTAGGTCGTGTCCTGACTGCGTTGCTCAAGGTCGCGAACGGCAGCCAGAACGCCGGGTAGGGCCTGCTGGCAGATCAGCAGCACCTGCTCGGCATCGAGATCGAAGTACTGGTGCGCAATGACATCGCGAAACCCCATGGCTCCCTTCCAGTCGACAGCAGGAAAGCTCGCTGCCAGAAGCCCAGGCTGGAGCTTGTCCAGTCGTTTGAGTGCTTCCCCGGCTGCCAGGAACTGCATGCAAATCACATCGAGCAGGTCCTGGCCTTCCTCACGGTCCAGCAGTGCCGGATCCATCAGCAAGGGTTGTGCCTTGCGCTCGATCCGCTCCAGGGCCTGCCGCAGCGGGGTAAGCAGCAACAGCAGGTCACCGCTCACGCGCTGATGCCTTCTTGCAGGATGGCCTGCCGCAGGGCGGGATTCATGCGCTCCCGCAAACGCACCAGATCAACCGGGCGCTGCAGCAGCTCCTCCAGCTCCTGCTTGAGATGGACGGTGGCGTAGGGGGTGAGGGGATCGAGTTCAACCCACACATCCACGTCACTGGAGGCCGTGGCCTGGTTGCGAGCCATGGAGCCGAACAGCCCAATGCGTTGCAGCTGATAGCGCTGCCGCCATTCGCTTTGGCGCTCACGCAGCAGTGCAAGCACCTGATCAGGACCGAATACAAGCAGGGTGTCTGCGCTGGCCATGGCACCAGTCCGATCTCTTCAGTATCGGATGGATCAGCAGGGGTTCCCAGCCCACCGCATCACGGGTGCGCGGGATCCAGGCAGACGCAGGGTTGAGCGCCCGCTGGCAAAGGCCGTGGTCAGCACCACTCCCGATGACCACCCCGATGAGCGCCGAGCGGTTTGCCGATCGCTTCCGCTACTACCAAGGCCAGCCGCAGCAGCAGGACGGCGTCCTGCAGCTGCATGCCGCAATCAGCGGCAGCGACCAAGGCACAGCGATCCTCGATGAGCAGGCGCCCTGGGCCGTCATCTACAGCGAGCAGCCTCCCGAGCTGACGGCACCCACCGGTGGGCTGGATCCCCGCGGTTCAGAGGAGGCCGGCATGGCCGGTCCCCAGAAGCCGGCACCGGTCAAACCCGGCGACACCTACCTGCTGGTGAACGACCGGGACGAGGACATGGAGGCCTACGACCACAGCGGCCAGCTGCTCTGGAAGATCCCCTGCCTGGCACGCGGCCAGGGCGCCGACACCGACTGGAGCCACACCAACACCGACACCCCACCTGGGCTTTACAAGCTCGGGAAGCTCTACGCGGACTACGAGCAGAACCCCAACCCGGCCTGCAGCGATACCGCCATGGGCTACGGCTGGTACTCCTTCGATATGGAGGAGCTGGAAGGCCAGGAGGTAGCTGTTGGCCGGGCCGGGATCATGCTCCACGGTGGTGGATCGGCCTGCGGCTGGCCCATGGCTTGGGCGCCGCAGCAGCCGCTGCATCCCACGTTGGGCTGCATCCGCATCCACAACGCCGATCTGCGCGACAAGGTGCTGCCGCTCTACCGCCAGGGCACGGTGTATGTGGGGGTGTTCCAGGAAAAAAAGTGACGGCGGGGCCCGGGGAGGGGGAGCCCGGGCCCCACGCCAACCTGCAGCACTGGCTGGACTTCTTCTGCAGCAGCACCGTCACCGAGGCCAGCCTGGGCGTCATCCAGCCGCTCACGGCTGAGGAGGCCTGCGGCTTCCTTGGCTGCATGGTGGTCGAGACCGGGGAGCCGGAGCTGGAAAACCTCGATGTGGTCGAGGCCGGTAGTGGAGCTGGCCGCGGGGCCATGCAGTACACCGGCGTCCGCCGCACCGCCTACGACGCAGCACGGCTGCAAGCCATCAGCGAGGGGATCGACCCCAACAGCAACGGCTTGCAGGAGCTGTACTTCGCGGAGGAGTACGCCGGCCTACACGATCCGCCCGAGGGCTCGCTGATCGGCTGGACCCGAGTGTTCGAGGACCGCCCCTTCTGCATGGATCCAGCAGATGCGGCGGCCTACTGGACCGGTTCGGCTGCAGCAGCTGAGGGCTACTTCAGGCCCGGCACGCCCCACACCGAGCGACGCCAGGCGGAAGCCCGGCGGGTCTGGGGGTTGCTGCAGAGCGGGGCGCTGGTGCTGCCACCGGCTGGGGCCTGATCGCCAGGGAGGAGCAGCGATGCAAGCGAACCCACTGCCCCGGCCACCCAAGCCGCCGTTCG encodes:
- a CDS encoding DUF4255 domain-containing protein encodes the protein MSAASIPGASETLVSLLKQRLEVLLGPTRDGYDVELFRSAQYYGPPTNTVSLLLYRVDVNKACRNSDSPAGSPTIPGTRWLELELSYLLTVWGQSSASGEQRMLQHCMEILQEFAIVQGSWLSPSYNWEPEDALQISLAPMNHEDMMRLWDSFDLPYQLSVPYLVRTVRLAPRERSEVPVTSQALAFGSRIQP
- a CDS encoding type II toxin-antitoxin system RelE/ParE family toxin — its product is MSNRLAQGWAAPRFQSFERVARRKLRQLEIAGRLDDLRVPPGNRLEALRGDRTGQHSIRINDQFRLCFIWTAAGPDAVEIVDYH
- a CDS encoding HigA family addiction module antidote protein, whose translation is MDRLPPITPGELLQEEFLQPLGVSQYRLAKAIGVPASRISEIVTGQRAISADTDLRLCRFLGLSPGYWLRAQAAHDTELASAELADELEQIQPLVAAQT
- a CDS encoding Nif11-like leader peptide family natural product precursor; protein product: MGPSALEQFLAHVQADPALRRQVSEAITADEVSLLAQALGYPVSGSDLLRFSGRSAAGVRVTRIDHPGEYPGRYV
- a CDS encoding DUF86 domain-containing protein translates to MSGDLLLLLTPLRQALERIERKAQPLLMDPALLDREEGQDLLDVICMQFLAAGEALKRLDKLQPGLLAASFPAVDWKGAMGFRDVIAHQYFDLDAEQVLLICQQALPGVLAAVRDLEQRSQDTT
- a CDS encoding nucleotidyltransferase domain-containing protein codes for the protein MASADTLLVFGPDQVLALLRERQSEWRQRYQLQRIGLFGSMARNQATASSDVDVWVELDPLTPYATVHLKQELEELLQRPVDLVRLRERMNPALRQAILQEGISA
- a CDS encoding L,D-transpeptidase, producing the protein MTTPMSAERFADRFRYYQGQPQQQDGVLQLHAAISGSDQGTAILDEQAPWAVIYSEQPPELTAPTGGLDPRGSEEAGMAGPQKPAPVKPGDTYLLVNDRDEDMEAYDHSGQLLWKIPCLARGQGADTDWSHTNTDTPPGLYKLGKLYADYEQNPNPACSDTAMGYGWYSFDMEELEGQEVAVGRAGIMLHGGGSACGWPMAWAPQQPLHPTLGCIRIHNADLRDKVLPLYRQGTVYVGVFQEKK